One Mus pahari unplaced genomic scaffold, PAHARI_EIJ_v1.1 scaffold_10992_1, whole genome shotgun sequence genomic window carries:
- the LOC110315140 gene encoding olfactory receptor 4K13-like: MNGVNESVVSEFVLLGLSRSQNLQVLLFVIFLILYMFIISGNIVIMILITIDRHLHSPMYFLLANLSFVDIWLSSVTTPKMVIDFLREHKTISFEGCMSQVFFAHCIAAGEMVLLLVMAYDRYVAICKPLHYFTIMNLKRCTGLVLTSWTVGFVHALSQLVAVLQLPLCVPLEIDSFFCDMPLVIKLACTDSHDLDILMNADCGIVVVSCFIMLLISYTYILITVRRSSKAGASKALSTCTAHITVVMLLFLPCIFIYVWPLNITWLDKFLAVFYSVVTPLLNPAIYTLRNKEIKNALKRFKGYVMNHKVNS; encoded by the coding sequence ATGAATGGAGTGAATGAGTCCGTGGTGTCAGAATTTGTGCTTTTGGGACTTTCCCGCTCACAGAATCTTCAGGTTTTGCTCTTTGTGATATTTTTGATACTTTATATGTTCATTATTTCAGGAAACATTGTCATCATGATCTTAATAACCATTGACCGCCATCTCCATTCCCCTATGTATTTCTTGTTGGCCAACCTGTCCTTTGTTGATATATGGCTTTCCTCAGTTACCACACCAAAAATGGTCATTGACTTTCTCAGGGAACACAAAACCATTTCCTTTGAAGGATGCATGTCCCAGGTCTTCTTTGCCCATTGCATTGCTGCAGGAGAGATGGTGCTGTTGCTGGTAATGGcgtatgaccgctatgtggccatctgcaagcCTCTCCACTATTTCACAATCATGAACCTGAAAAGATGCACTGGATTGGTGTTAACCTCCTGGACCGTTGGCTTTGTGCATGCCTTGAGCCAGCTTGTAGCAGTTCTGCAGCTACCTCTCTGTGTCCCATTGGAAATAGACAGTTTCTTCTGTGATATGCCACTGGTAATCAAACTAGCCTGTACGGATTCCCATGATTTGGACATTTTAATGAATGCTGACTGTGGGATTGTAGTTGTATCTTGCTTTATTATGTTGCTCATATCCTACACATATATTCTTATCACTGTTCGCAGGAGCTCTAAAGCTGGGGCATCTAAGGCCCTGTCCACATGCACTGCCCACATCACTGTGGTGATGCTCCTTTTTTTGCCTTGCATCTTCATCTATGTTTGGCCCCTCAATATCACGTGGTTGGACAAATTTCTTGCTGTGTTTTATTCTGTTGTTACACCTCTCCTAAATCCAGCCATTTATacactgagaaacaaagaaataaaaaatgctcTAAAGAGATTTAAAGGCTATGTTATGAATCACAAGGTAAATAGTTAA